A genome region from Nycticebus coucang isolate mNycCou1 chromosome 22, mNycCou1.pri, whole genome shotgun sequence includes the following:
- the CPT2 gene encoding carnitine O-palmitoyltransferase 2, mitochondrial isoform X1, translating to MVPRLLLRAWPRGPAVGPGAPCRPLSAGSGPAQYLQHSIVPTMHYQDSLPRLPIPKLEDTIKRYLSAQKPLLDDGQFRKTEQFCKSFENGIGRELHKQLVAQDKQNKQTSYISGPWFDMYLMARDSVVLNFNPFMSFNPDPKPEFNDQLTRATNMTVSALRFLKTLRDGLLEPEVFHLNPAKSDTDTFKRLIRFVPSPLSWYGAYLVNAYPLDMSQYFRLFSSTRLPKPTRDELFTDDKAKHLLVLRRGHFYVFDVLDQGGNIVSASEIQAHLKYILSDVSPAPEFPLAYLTSENRDVWAELRQQLVSSGNEESVRKVDSAVFCLCLDDFPIKDLIHLSHNMLHGDGTNRWFDKSFNLIIAKDGTAAVHFEHAWGDGVAVLRFFNEVFNDSTQAPAVTPQSRPATTDSSAAVQKLSFKLNDALKTGITAAKEKFDATMKTLTIDYIQFQRGGKEFLKKQKLSPDAVAQLAFQMAFLRQHGQTVATYESCSTAAFKHGRTETIRPASIFTKRCSEAFVREPSKHGAGELQQMMAECSKYHGQLTKEAAMGQGFDRHLFALRYLAAAKGIALPEFYLDPAYRQINHNILSTSTLSSPAVKLGGFAPVVPDGFGIAYAVHDNWIGCNVASYPGRNAREFLECVEKALEDMFDVLEGKPIKT from the exons GCTGCCTATTCCCAAACTTGAAGACACCATCAAGAGATACCTCAGTGCACAGAAGCCTCTCTTGGATGATGGCCAGTTCAG gaaaacagaacaattttgtaaGAGTTTTGAAAATGGGATTGGAAGAGAACTTCACAAGCAGCTAGTTGCTCAAGACAAACAGAATAAACAGACAAGCTACATTTCAG gtccCTGGTTTGATATGTACTTAATGGCTCGAGACTCTGTTGTTCTGAACTTTAATCCATTTATGTCATTCAATCCTGACCCAAAACCTGAATTTAATGACCAGCTTACCAGGGCGACCAACATGACTGTTTCTGCCCTCCGGTTTCTGAAGACCCTCCGGGATGGGCTTCTGGAACCAGAAGTATTCCACTTGAACCCTGCCAAAAGTGACACTGACACCTTCAAGAGACTCATACGCTTTGTGCCTTCCCCTTTGTCCTGGTATGGTGCCTACTTGGTCAATGCATATCCCCTGGACATGTCCCAGTATTTTCGGCTTTTCAGTTCAACTCGTTTACCCAAACCCACTCGGGATGAACTCTTTACTGATGACAAGGCCAAACACCTCCTGGTCCTACGAAGAGgacatttttatgtctttgatgTCCTGGATCAAGGTGGGAACATTGTGAGTGCCTCAGAAATCCAGGCGCATCTGAAGTACATTCTCTCAGATGTTAGTCCTGCCCCCGAGTTTCCTCTGGCGTACCTGACCAGTGAGAACCGGGACGTgtgggcagagctcaggcagcagCTGGTTAGTAGCGGCAATGAGGAGAGCGTGAGGAAAGTGGACTCTGCTGTGTTCTGCCTCTGCCTGGATGACTTCCCCATTAAGGACCTTATCCACTTGTCCCACAACATGCTGCATGGAGATGGCACAAACCGCTGGTTTGATAAATCCTTCAACCTCATTATAGCCAAGGATGGCACTGCTGCTGTCCACTTTGAGCATGCTTGGGGTGATGGTGTCGCAGTGCTTAGGTTCTTCAATGAAGTGTTTAATGACAGCACTCAGGCCCCTGCTGTCACTCCACAGAGCAGGCCAGCTACCACTGACTCTTCTGCCGCTGTGCAGAAACTCAGCTTCAAGCTGAATGATGCCTTGAAGACCGGCATCACTGCTGCTAAGGAGAAGTTTGATGCCACCATGAAAACCCTCACCATCGACTACATCCAGTTTCAGAGAGGAGGCAAAGAATTCTTGAAGAAGCAGAAGCTAAGCCCTGATGCAGTGGCCCAGCTGGCCTTCCAAATGGCCTTCCTGCGCCAGCACGGGCAGACAGTGGCCACCTATGAGTCCTGCAGCACTGCAGCATTCAAGCACGGCCGCACGGAGACCATCCGCCCAGCCTCCATCTTCACAAAGAGGTGCTCGGAGGCCTTTGTCAGGGAGCCCTCCAAGCATGGTGCTGGAGAGCTTCAGCAGATGATGGCTGAGTGCTCCAAGTACCATGGCCAGCTGACCAAAGAAGCTGCAATGG GCCAGGGCTTTGACCGACACTTGTTTGCACTGCGGTATCTGGCAGCAGCCAAAGGGATTGCCCTGCCCGAGTTCTACCTGGACCCTGCGTACAGACAGATAAACCACAACATCCTGTCCACAAGCACACTGAGCAGCCCGGCTGTGAAACTCGGTGGCTTTGCCCCTGTGGTCCCTGATGGCTTTGGCATTGCGTATGCTGTTCATGACAACTGGATAGGCTGCAATGTCGCTTCCTACCCAGGCCGCAATGCCCGGGAGTTTCTCGAGTGCGTGGAGAAGGCCTTAGAAGACATGTTTGATGTCTTAGAGGGCAAACCCATCAAAACTTAG
- the CPT2 gene encoding carnitine O-palmitoyltransferase 2, mitochondrial isoform X2, whose amino-acid sequence MVPRLLLRAWPRGPAVGPGAPCRPLSAGSGPAQYLQHSIVPTMHYQDSLPRLPIPKLEDTIKRYLSAQKPLLDDGQFRKTEQFCKSFENGIGRELHKQLVAQDKQNKQTSYISGPWFDMYLMARDSVVLNFNPFMSFNPDPKPEFNDQLTRATNMTVSALRFLKTLRDGLLEPEVFHLNPAKSDTDTFKRLIRFVPSPLSWYGAYLVNAYPLDMSQYFRLFSSTRLPKPTRDELFTDDKAKHLLVLRRGHFYVFDVLDQGGNIVSASEIQAHLKYILSDVSPAPEFPLAYLTSENRDVWAELRQQLVSSGNEESVRKVDSAVFCLCLDDFPIKDLIHLSHNMLHGDGTNRWFDKSFNLIIAKDGTAAVHFEHAWGDGVAVLRFFNEVFNDSTQAPAVTPQSRPATTDSSAAVQKLSFKLNDALKTGITAAKEKFDATMKTLTIDYIQFQRGGKEFLKKQKLSPDAVAQLAFQMAFLRQHGQTVATYESCSTAAFKHGRTETIRPASIFTKRCSEAFVREPSKHGAGELQQMMAECSKYHGQLTKEAAMGEARALTDTCLHCGIWQQPKGLPCPSSTWTLRTDR is encoded by the exons GCTGCCTATTCCCAAACTTGAAGACACCATCAAGAGATACCTCAGTGCACAGAAGCCTCTCTTGGATGATGGCCAGTTCAG gaaaacagaacaattttgtaaGAGTTTTGAAAATGGGATTGGAAGAGAACTTCACAAGCAGCTAGTTGCTCAAGACAAACAGAATAAACAGACAAGCTACATTTCAG gtccCTGGTTTGATATGTACTTAATGGCTCGAGACTCTGTTGTTCTGAACTTTAATCCATTTATGTCATTCAATCCTGACCCAAAACCTGAATTTAATGACCAGCTTACCAGGGCGACCAACATGACTGTTTCTGCCCTCCGGTTTCTGAAGACCCTCCGGGATGGGCTTCTGGAACCAGAAGTATTCCACTTGAACCCTGCCAAAAGTGACACTGACACCTTCAAGAGACTCATACGCTTTGTGCCTTCCCCTTTGTCCTGGTATGGTGCCTACTTGGTCAATGCATATCCCCTGGACATGTCCCAGTATTTTCGGCTTTTCAGTTCAACTCGTTTACCCAAACCCACTCGGGATGAACTCTTTACTGATGACAAGGCCAAACACCTCCTGGTCCTACGAAGAGgacatttttatgtctttgatgTCCTGGATCAAGGTGGGAACATTGTGAGTGCCTCAGAAATCCAGGCGCATCTGAAGTACATTCTCTCAGATGTTAGTCCTGCCCCCGAGTTTCCTCTGGCGTACCTGACCAGTGAGAACCGGGACGTgtgggcagagctcaggcagcagCTGGTTAGTAGCGGCAATGAGGAGAGCGTGAGGAAAGTGGACTCTGCTGTGTTCTGCCTCTGCCTGGATGACTTCCCCATTAAGGACCTTATCCACTTGTCCCACAACATGCTGCATGGAGATGGCACAAACCGCTGGTTTGATAAATCCTTCAACCTCATTATAGCCAAGGATGGCACTGCTGCTGTCCACTTTGAGCATGCTTGGGGTGATGGTGTCGCAGTGCTTAGGTTCTTCAATGAAGTGTTTAATGACAGCACTCAGGCCCCTGCTGTCACTCCACAGAGCAGGCCAGCTACCACTGACTCTTCTGCCGCTGTGCAGAAACTCAGCTTCAAGCTGAATGATGCCTTGAAGACCGGCATCACTGCTGCTAAGGAGAAGTTTGATGCCACCATGAAAACCCTCACCATCGACTACATCCAGTTTCAGAGAGGAGGCAAAGAATTCTTGAAGAAGCAGAAGCTAAGCCCTGATGCAGTGGCCCAGCTGGCCTTCCAAATGGCCTTCCTGCGCCAGCACGGGCAGACAGTGGCCACCTATGAGTCCTGCAGCACTGCAGCATTCAAGCACGGCCGCACGGAGACCATCCGCCCAGCCTCCATCTTCACAAAGAGGTGCTCGGAGGCCTTTGTCAGGGAGCCCTCCAAGCATGGTGCTGGAGAGCTTCAGCAGATGATGGCTGAGTGCTCCAAGTACCATGGCCAGCTGACCAAAGAAGCTGCAATGGGTGAG GCCAGGGCTTTGACCGACACTTGTTTGCACTGCGGTATCTGGCAGCAGCCAAAGGGATTGCCCTGCCCGAGTTCTACCTGGACCCTGCGTACAGACAGATAA